The Rana temporaria chromosome 4, aRanTem1.1, whole genome shotgun sequence genome contains a region encoding:
- the LOC120937945 gene encoding formin-like protein 20 encodes MRGDHYEYATEPRRPRGRGHRGRGNFGRGNRGMKGQMPFGRGKMQDKPMNGIIPMRRGMGRMHPYMDPRGRGGIRGRPPGFMPPPLPPRDMGDPFPPSPPPPPPLPPPHFHPMRRGHHPPPPPGLMGFRGMPPPPRGRGMLPPPPRGNFGPPRGFPNGRGAAAHPPPPGRGQRWPVPPGGRRF; translated from the exons ATGCGAGGAGACCATTATGAATATGCTACAGAGCCCCGAAGACCAAG ggggcGAGGACATCGTGGCAGAGGCAATTTTGGAAGAGGGAATCGTGGGATGAAAGGACAGATGCCCTTTGGCCGAGGGAAGATGCAAGATAAACCAATGAATGGAATTATACCAATGAG ACGTGGCATGGGACGGATGCATCCATATATGGACCCCAGAGGACGTGGCGGAATCAGAGGACGACCTCCAGGATTTATGCCACCACCACTTCCTCCAAGGGACATGGGAGACCCCtttccaccatcaccaccacctccACCTCCACTTCCTCCTCCGCATTTCCATCCAATGAG GCGCGGCCATCATCCACCTCCCCCACCAGGACTTATGGGATTTAGAGGGATGCCACCACCTCCACGTGGCCGGGGTATGTTGCCACCACCTCCGAGAGGAAACTTCGGCCCACCCAGAGG CTTTCCCAATGGACGCGGTGCTGCAGCACATCCTCCGCCACCTGGCCGGGGCCAGCGATGGCCCGTTCCGCCAGGTGGCAGACGCTTTTAA